The following proteins are co-located in the Conyzicola lurida genome:
- the proB gene encoding glutamate 5-kinase — MTNEVRSRSEVPTARRIVVKVGSSSISGENVGQIAPLVDALAAAHGRGTEVILVSSGAIATGIPFLNLDARPTDLATQQAAAAVGQNLLIYRYQDSLRRYKIVAGQVLLTAGDLENPTHRGNAQRAMERLLDLRILPIVNENDTVATHEIRFGDNDRLAALVSQLVQADVLILLSDIDALYTLPPSEPGAVRITEVPFSDDLANVKFGDIGAAGVGTGGAGTKVAAAKLAAASGISVLLASTGDVAAALSGEQVGTWFEAATP, encoded by the coding sequence GTGACTAACGAGGTCCGTTCCCGTTCAGAGGTCCCCACCGCCAGGCGCATCGTCGTGAAGGTGGGATCCTCGTCGATCAGCGGCGAGAACGTCGGCCAGATCGCCCCGCTCGTCGATGCCCTCGCGGCAGCGCACGGCCGGGGCACCGAGGTGATCCTCGTGTCGTCCGGTGCTATCGCCACCGGCATCCCGTTTCTGAATCTCGACGCCCGGCCCACCGACCTCGCGACCCAGCAGGCCGCGGCCGCCGTCGGCCAGAACCTGCTGATCTACCGGTACCAGGACAGCCTGCGCCGCTACAAGATCGTGGCCGGCCAGGTGCTGCTCACCGCGGGCGACCTCGAGAACCCCACGCACCGCGGCAACGCCCAGCGCGCCATGGAGCGCCTGCTCGACCTGCGTATCCTGCCGATCGTCAACGAGAACGACACGGTCGCGACCCACGAGATCCGGTTCGGCGACAACGACCGCCTCGCCGCGCTCGTGTCGCAGCTGGTGCAGGCCGACGTGCTGATCCTGCTCTCCGACATCGACGCGCTGTACACCCTGCCGCCGAGCGAGCCCGGCGCCGTGCGCATCACCGAGGTGCCGTTCTCCGACGACCTCGCGAACGTGAAGTTCGGCGACATCGGCGCGGCCGGCGTCGGTACCGGGGGAGCGGGCACCAAGGTGGCTGCGGCCAAGCTCGCCGCGGCATCCGGCATCTCGGTCCTTCTCGCCTCTACCGGCGACGTCGCCGCCGCGCTCTCGGGCGAGCAGGTCGGCACCTGGTTCGAGGCAGCGACCCCGTAA
- the rpmA gene encoding 50S ribosomal protein L27, with product MAHKKGASSSRNGRDSNAQYLGVKRFGGQVVKSGEIIVRQRGTHFHPGVNVGRGGDDTLFALAAGSVEFGAKGGRKVINIVTAA from the coding sequence ATGGCACACAAAAAGGGCGCAAGCTCCTCCCGTAACGGCCGCGACTCGAACGCGCAGTACCTCGGCGTCAAGCGCTTCGGTGGCCAGGTCGTCAAGTCCGGCGAGATCATCGTCCGCCAGCGCGGCACGCACTTCCACCCCGGCGTCAACGTCGGCCGTGGCGGCGACGACACGCTGTTCGCACTCGCCGCTGGCTCGGTCGAGTTTGGTGCGAAGGGTGGCCGCAAGGTCATCAACATCGTGACGGCTGCGTAG
- a CDS encoding permease — translation MTSQLQDRRDPDTEAGHGHPERRSRTRQFAWLAVGLVGITALFVVRAITAEQSGLSLPGQAQDFLTLSISVIVESMPFVILGIVLSIAVQVWVPDTWIMRVLPKNPFLRRAAISFIGVFLPVCECGNVPLARGLMVKGFTVSESMTFLLAAPIINPITIITTHQAFGWDNGILVGRIVGGFVIANLIGWLFSRHPDQDSLLTDRFAAECRVPENHGHGDSRWQQSVALFRRESSVILPALFIGAVAAGAIQSLVPRQVLVSLGSNPLWSILAMMVLAFVISVCSNVDAFFILPFASTFMPGSIVTFLVFGPIIDIKMLALLRTTFTVRTLVQLTAVVALLAALVGLVVNYVA, via the coding sequence GTGACCAGCCAGCTCCAGGATCGACGCGACCCTGACACCGAGGCCGGCCACGGGCATCCCGAACGCCGTTCCCGCACCCGCCAGTTCGCCTGGCTCGCCGTCGGCCTCGTCGGCATCACCGCCCTGTTCGTGGTGCGCGCGATCACCGCCGAGCAGTCGGGACTGAGCCTGCCCGGCCAGGCGCAGGACTTCCTCACGCTCAGCATCAGCGTCATCGTCGAGTCGATGCCGTTCGTGATCCTCGGCATCGTGCTCTCGATCGCCGTGCAGGTCTGGGTTCCCGACACCTGGATCATGCGCGTACTGCCGAAGAACCCGTTTCTGCGCCGCGCCGCCATCTCGTTCATCGGAGTTTTCCTTCCGGTCTGCGAGTGCGGCAACGTGCCCCTCGCGCGCGGGCTCATGGTCAAAGGATTCACCGTCTCGGAGTCGATGACCTTCCTCCTCGCCGCACCGATCATCAACCCGATCACGATCATCACCACGCACCAGGCGTTCGGCTGGGACAACGGCATCCTCGTGGGCCGGATCGTCGGCGGCTTCGTGATCGCGAACCTGATCGGCTGGCTGTTCAGCAGGCACCCCGACCAGGACTCGCTGCTGACCGATAGATTCGCGGCGGAGTGCCGGGTTCCTGAGAACCACGGACACGGCGACTCCCGCTGGCAGCAGAGCGTCGCCCTGTTCCGCCGCGAGTCGAGCGTTATCCTGCCCGCCCTGTTCATCGGCGCGGTCGCGGCGGGCGCCATCCAGTCGCTCGTTCCCCGTCAGGTGCTCGTCAGCCTCGGCAGCAACCCGCTCTGGTCGATCCTCGCGATGATGGTGCTCGCATTCGTCATCTCGGTCTGCTCGAACGTCGACGCGTTCTTCATCCTCCCGTTCGCCTCCACGTTTATGCCGGGGTCGATCGTCACCTTCCTCGTCTTCGGGCCGATCATCGACATTAAGATGCTCGCCCTGCTGCGCACGACCTTCACGGTGCGCACCCTCGTGCAGCTCACGGCCGTCGTCGCGTTGCTGGCCGCGCTGGTCGGACTGGTGGTGAACTATGTCGCCTAG
- a CDS encoding SOS response-associated peptidase, whose translation MPGRFVFTTDPDYIVEMLDVDKPATNLPPASYNIAPGNRVTVVIDAVNKDASTDGYDPENPEVLRRLESASWGLVPGGAPDASVGGTLFNAPVEEVRQNPAFQAAVESRRAAIPATGYYVWHKGDDGSTSAQFVHSPDGEPLLLAALYEWWKNPAAAPADPARWLLSTTILTRASAGPLALIHPRMPVLLEPGLMEDWLDPRTPGSAELLGAVSDAAADLADEVEFYEVSKDVASVGNNSEALIQPV comes from the coding sequence ATGCCCGGCCGTTTCGTCTTCACCACTGACCCCGACTACATCGTCGAGATGCTCGACGTCGACAAGCCCGCGACGAACCTGCCGCCCGCGTCGTACAACATCGCTCCGGGCAACCGGGTGACGGTCGTCATCGACGCGGTGAACAAGGACGCCTCGACCGACGGCTACGACCCCGAGAACCCCGAGGTGCTGCGACGCCTCGAGTCGGCCAGCTGGGGCCTCGTGCCCGGCGGCGCACCCGACGCGAGCGTCGGCGGCACGCTGTTCAACGCGCCGGTCGAGGAGGTGCGGCAGAACCCCGCCTTCCAGGCCGCGGTGGAATCGCGACGCGCGGCCATCCCCGCCACGGGCTACTACGTCTGGCACAAGGGCGACGACGGATCCACGTCCGCCCAGTTCGTACACTCCCCCGACGGCGAGCCGCTGCTGCTCGCCGCGCTCTACGAGTGGTGGAAGAACCCGGCCGCCGCGCCGGCCGATCCCGCCCGCTGGCTGCTCTCCACCACGATCCTCACCCGCGCCTCGGCGGGTCCGCTCGCCCTCATCCACCCGCGCATGCCCGTGCTGCTCGAACCCGGTCTGATGGAAGACTGGCTCGATCCACGCACGCCCGGCTCGGCCGAGCTGCTCGGCGCGGTCTCCGACGCCGCCGCGGATCTCGCCGACGAGGTGGAGTTCTACGAGGTGAGCAAAGACGTCGCGTCGGTCGGCAACAACTCGGAAGCGCTGATCCAACCCGTCTAG
- the rsfS gene encoding ribosome silencing factor — protein MTASPRARELVNVAALAADSKQAEDLVALDVSGPLPLTDVFLIATGRNERNVVAIAGEIEDKMLEAGAKTLRREGRAEGRWILLDFGDVIVHVFHEDDRMYYSLERLWKDCPTITLNVASAAESVETEPATEAAE, from the coding sequence GTGACTGCTTCTCCTCGCGCGCGCGAACTCGTCAACGTGGCGGCTCTCGCCGCCGACTCCAAGCAGGCCGAAGACCTCGTCGCCCTCGACGTGTCCGGCCCGCTTCCCCTCACCGATGTCTTCCTGATCGCCACCGGCCGTAACGAACGTAACGTCGTCGCCATCGCCGGCGAGATCGAGGACAAGATGCTCGAGGCCGGTGCCAAGACGCTGCGCCGTGAAGGCCGCGCGGAGGGTCGCTGGATCCTCCTCGACTTCGGCGACGTCATCGTCCACGTCTTCCATGAGGACGACCGCATGTACTACTCGCTCGAGCGCCTCTGGAAGGACTGCCCGACGATAACCCTCAACGTCGCGAGCGCTGCCGAGTCCGTCGAGACGGAACCGGCCACCGAGGCCGCCGAGTAG
- a CDS encoding glutamate-5-semialdehyde dehydrogenase has translation MTDTAVATTSFVEKLEAARRASVTLATAKADLKNAALQAIAVAVVDNTARILEANELDLANGRDNGLSTGLQDRLTLTDARLVSLADAVNEIVALTDPVGQVVRGSTLPNGVGLTQVRVPFGVIGTIYEARPNVTIDIAALALKSGNAVVLRGGSAAQNTNRVLVDVIQDALASVGLPVEAVQTIDEFGRDGAKQLMQARGLVDVLIPRGSADLINTVVQESKVPVIETGAGVVHVYLDESADEAMAVEIVHNAKVQRPSVCNALETLLVNASSAPRLLPPVLARLRASGVTIHADERTAALFADTVAATEDDWSTEYMSLDLAVRVVDDLDAAMDHIRAYSTHHTESIITNDVANAERFLSEVDSAVVMVNASTRFTDGGEFGFGAEVGISTQKLHARGPMGLGELTSTKWVVRGSGQVRG, from the coding sequence ATGACCGATACCGCCGTCGCCACCACGTCGTTCGTCGAGAAGCTCGAGGCAGCCCGCCGCGCTTCCGTCACCCTCGCCACCGCGAAAGCCGACCTGAAGAACGCCGCGCTGCAGGCGATCGCCGTGGCCGTCGTCGACAACACCGCCCGCATTCTCGAGGCCAACGAGCTCGACCTCGCCAACGGCCGCGACAACGGCCTGTCGACCGGCCTGCAGGACCGGCTCACCCTCACCGACGCGCGACTCGTCTCGCTCGCCGACGCGGTCAACGAGATCGTCGCCCTCACCGACCCCGTGGGCCAGGTCGTGCGCGGCAGCACGCTGCCCAACGGCGTGGGCCTCACGCAGGTGCGTGTGCCGTTCGGCGTCATCGGCACCATCTACGAGGCGCGTCCCAACGTCACCATCGACATCGCGGCTCTCGCTCTGAAGAGCGGCAACGCCGTCGTGCTACGCGGCGGTTCGGCCGCCCAGAACACCAACCGCGTGCTCGTCGACGTCATCCAGGACGCGCTCGCGAGCGTTGGACTCCCCGTCGAGGCCGTGCAGACCATCGACGAGTTCGGCCGCGACGGGGCGAAGCAGTTGATGCAGGCGCGCGGCCTCGTCGACGTGCTCATTCCCCGCGGCAGCGCCGACCTGATCAATACGGTCGTGCAGGAATCGAAGGTTCCGGTGATCGAGACCGGTGCCGGCGTCGTGCACGTCTACCTCGACGAGTCGGCCGACGAGGCCATGGCCGTCGAGATCGTGCACAACGCGAAGGTGCAGCGGCCCAGCGTGTGCAATGCGCTCGAGACGTTGCTCGTCAACGCGTCATCCGCCCCCCGCCTGTTGCCGCCCGTGCTCGCACGCCTGCGCGCCTCGGGCGTCACCATCCACGCCGACGAACGCACCGCGGCGCTGTTCGCCGACACCGTCGCGGCGACGGAGGACGACTGGTCGACCGAGTACATGTCGCTCGACCTCGCCGTACGCGTCGTCGACGACCTCGACGCGGCGATGGACCACATCCGCGCGTACTCGACCCACCACACCGAGTCGATCATCACGAACGACGTCGCGAACGCCGAGCGCTTCCTCTCCGAGGTCGACTCGGCCGTGGTGATGGTGAACGCGTCCACCCGGTTCACCGACGGCGGCGAGTTCGGGTTCGGCGCCGAGGTGGGGATCTCGACGCAGAAGCTGCACGCGCGCGGCCCGATGGGTCTGGGCGAATTGACCAGCACGAAGTGGGTTGTGCGCGGCTCGGGCCAGGTGCGCGGCTAA
- the nadD gene encoding nicotinate-nucleotide adenylyltransferase, producing MVEVAQRRARVGVMGGTFDPIHNGHLVAASEVQQKFDLDEVIFVPTGMPWMKSGVTEGEHRYLMTVIATAANPRFTVSRVDIDRKGPTYTIDTLRDIHTARPNADIFFISGADAIAQIVEWKDVEQVWPLAHFVAVTRPGHPLTISGLPEQGVSLLEVPALAISSTDCRSRVSRGFPVWYLVPDGVVQYISKHHLYRSIQ from the coding sequence GTGGTCGAGGTTGCACAGCGCCGAGCCCGCGTCGGCGTGATGGGCGGGACGTTCGACCCCATTCACAACGGCCACCTCGTCGCTGCGAGCGAGGTCCAGCAGAAGTTCGACCTCGACGAAGTCATCTTCGTGCCCACCGGCATGCCGTGGATGAAGTCCGGCGTCACCGAGGGCGAGCACCGCTACCTGATGACGGTCATTGCGACCGCCGCCAACCCGAGGTTCACCGTGAGCCGGGTCGACATCGACCGCAAGGGCCCCACGTACACGATCGACACCCTGCGCGACATCCACACCGCACGTCCCAACGCCGACATCTTCTTCATCAGCGGCGCCGACGCGATCGCACAGATCGTCGAGTGGAAAGACGTCGAGCAGGTCTGGCCCCTCGCGCACTTCGTCGCTGTGACCCGGCCGGGACACCCGCTGACCATTTCCGGTTTACCTGAGCAGGGCGTAAGCTTGCTGGAAGTGCCGGCGCTAGCGATCTCATCGACCGATTGCAGAAGCCGGGTGAGCCGGGGATTCCCGGTCTGGTATTTGGTTCCCGATGGTGTAGTTCAGTACATCTCCAAACACCACTTGTATCGGAGTATTCAATGA
- the rplU gene encoding 50S ribosomal protein L21 translates to MVYAVVRAGGRQEKVEVGTIVVLDRIQADKDGNVELAPVLLVDGDKITHDAKALADVKVVAEVLNDLRGPKIVIQKFKNKTGYKKRQGHRQEQTRIKITSIN, encoded by the coding sequence GTGGTTTACGCAGTTGTGCGCGCCGGTGGGCGGCAGGAAAAGGTAGAGGTCGGCACGATTGTCGTCCTCGACCGCATCCAGGCCGACAAAGACGGCAATGTCGAGCTCGCCCCGGTGCTGCTCGTTGATGGCGACAAGATCACGCACGACGCGAAAGCGCTTGCGGACGTCAAGGTCGTCGCTGAGGTCCTGAACGACCTCCGCGGACCGAAGATCGTCATCCAGAAGTTCAAGAACAAGACCGGATACAAGAAGCGCCAGGGCCACCGCCAGGAGCAGACCCGTATCAAGATCACTTCCATCAACTAA
- a CDS encoding DUF4031 domain-containing protein, which translates to MTVLIDQPIWPAHETLWAHLVSDHSLDELHAFAQRAGIPRRGFDGDHYDVPENKWHELVALGALPVTVREMVTRLRDSGLRITQKEKRGL; encoded by the coding sequence ATGACCGTTCTGATAGACCAACCTATCTGGCCGGCCCACGAGACTCTATGGGCGCACCTCGTCAGCGACCACTCCCTTGACGAGCTGCACGCCTTCGCCCAGCGCGCGGGAATTCCCCGGCGGGGCTTCGACGGCGACCACTACGACGTCCCCGAGAACAAGTGGCACGAGCTCGTCGCGCTCGGCGCCCTGCCGGTGACGGTGCGAGAGATGGTGACCCGGCTGCGCGACAGCGGCCTGCGCATCACCCAGAAGGAGAAACGCGGGCTCTAG
- the obgE gene encoding GTPase ObgE, whose amino-acid sequence MASFVDQVTLHLRAGHGGNGCVSVKREKFKPLAGPDGGNGGNGGDIVLVSDVQTTTLLNYHRSPHRKSDHGQPGQGDHKAGVSGEEMVLLVPVGTVVKDREGNEILDMNEHGMRHVVAAGGIGGLGNASLATTKRKAPGFALLGTPGFEGDVRLELKVVADVAFVGYPSAGKSSLVAAMSAAKPKIADYPFTTLHPNLGVVESGETRYTVADVPGLIEGASEGKGLGLEFLRHVERCSALLHVLDCGTLDPGRDPLSDLDIILGELAAYPVPEGQIPLLDRPQFIALNKTDVPEGKELADLVRPDLEARGYRVFEVSAVSRAGLRELSFALAELVEADRVEKAKEVAKPRIVIRPRAVNEVDFVIKIEGGSFGNVYRVIGAKPERWVHQTDFTNDEAVGYLADRLAKLGVETELFKSGAVPGSTVMIGPEGGVVFDWEPTVASAAELVASPRGTDARLEEGRRLTSKTRRANYLERMDAKTAARAELERERAGGVWNDDEGFAVERDSTDARD is encoded by the coding sequence ATGGCATCGTTCGTTGACCAGGTAACCCTTCACCTCCGCGCCGGCCACGGCGGAAACGGCTGTGTCTCGGTCAAGCGCGAGAAATTCAAGCCTCTCGCCGGCCCCGACGGCGGCAACGGCGGCAACGGCGGCGACATCGTCCTCGTCAGCGACGTGCAGACCACGACGCTGTTGAACTACCACCGCTCTCCGCACCGTAAGTCCGACCACGGACAGCCCGGCCAGGGCGACCACAAGGCGGGTGTCTCCGGCGAGGAGATGGTCCTCCTCGTGCCCGTGGGCACCGTGGTCAAGGACCGCGAGGGCAACGAGATCCTCGACATGAACGAGCACGGCATGCGCCACGTCGTGGCCGCCGGCGGTATCGGCGGACTCGGCAACGCCTCGCTGGCCACCACCAAGCGCAAGGCCCCCGGCTTCGCACTGCTCGGAACCCCCGGCTTCGAGGGCGACGTGCGTCTCGAGCTCAAGGTCGTGGCGGATGTCGCATTCGTCGGCTACCCGTCGGCCGGCAAGTCCAGCCTGGTAGCGGCCATGTCCGCGGCCAAGCCGAAGATCGCCGACTACCCGTTCACCACCCTGCACCCCAACCTCGGTGTCGTGGAATCTGGCGAGACCCGCTACACGGTCGCCGACGTCCCCGGCCTCATCGAGGGCGCGAGCGAGGGCAAGGGCCTCGGACTCGAGTTCCTGCGCCACGTCGAGCGCTGCTCGGCGCTGCTGCACGTTCTCGACTGCGGAACGCTCGACCCGGGCCGCGACCCGCTCAGCGACCTCGACATCATCCTCGGCGAGCTTGCCGCGTACCCCGTGCCCGAGGGCCAGATCCCGCTGCTCGACCGCCCCCAGTTCATCGCGCTCAACAAGACCGACGTTCCAGAGGGCAAGGAGCTCGCGGACCTCGTGCGCCCCGACCTCGAGGCCCGCGGCTACCGCGTGTTCGAGGTGTCGGCCGTGTCGCGTGCCGGTCTCCGCGAGCTCTCCTTCGCCCTCGCCGAGCTGGTCGAAGCCGACCGCGTCGAGAAGGCGAAGGAGGTCGCGAAGCCGCGCATCGTCATCCGCCCCCGCGCCGTCAACGAGGTCGACTTCGTCATCAAGATCGAGGGCGGCTCGTTCGGCAACGTGTACCGCGTCATCGGTGCCAAGCCCGAGCGCTGGGTGCACCAGACCGACTTCACCAACGACGAGGCCGTGGGCTACCTCGCCGACCGCCTCGCGAAGCTGGGCGTCGAGACCGAACTCTTCAAGTCGGGCGCCGTTCCCGGCTCGACCGTCATGATCGGCCCCGAGGGCGGTGTCGTGTTCGACTGGGAGCCCACCGTGGCCTCCGCCGCCGAGCTCGTGGCCAGCCCGCGTGGAACCGACGCACGCCTCGAAGAGGGCCGTCGCCTGACGAGCAAGACCCGTCGCGCGAACTACCTCGAGCGCATGGACGCGAAGACCGCGGCCCGTGCCGAGCTCGAGCGCGAGCGCGCCGGCGGCGTGTGGAACGACGACGAGGGATTCGCCGTCGAGCGTGACTCCACGGACGCGCGTGACTAA
- a CDS encoding TIGR03943 family putative permease subunit, translating into MQRWRGVVLMTVVVVATVWLALTNQLILYIHPRYVVFTVIMAAVGLVFVVASAFLREPHDHDEPPTRWQNTLSVTAAALSLAIAVGIIVVPPATLSSATLDQRAMNATGLSEGQGQTVGQAATTSDAAFARFTVLDWSSLLRQSSELSLYEGKPVDVVGFVSADPDDPQNMFYVSRFIITCCAVDAQPVGVPVYSPDWQQTLEIDDWVRVTGGFDANPSEQSTESIALLPDETTVVEQPGEPYLY; encoded by the coding sequence GTGCAGCGCTGGCGGGGTGTCGTGCTGATGACGGTCGTCGTCGTCGCGACCGTCTGGCTCGCGCTCACCAACCAGCTGATCCTCTACATCCACCCGCGCTACGTCGTGTTCACCGTGATCATGGCGGCCGTGGGGTTGGTCTTCGTGGTCGCGAGCGCGTTCCTGCGCGAGCCGCACGACCACGACGAACCGCCGACCCGCTGGCAGAACACCCTCTCTGTCACCGCCGCGGCCCTCTCGCTCGCGATCGCCGTCGGCATCATCGTGGTGCCCCCGGCCACGCTGTCGAGCGCCACACTCGACCAGCGCGCGATGAACGCCACAGGTCTGAGCGAGGGCCAGGGCCAGACGGTCGGCCAAGCGGCGACGACGTCGGATGCCGCGTTCGCTAGATTCACCGTGCTGGACTGGTCGTCGCTGCTCCGGCAGTCGAGCGAGCTGTCGCTCTACGAGGGAAAGCCGGTCGACGTGGTCGGTTTCGTGAGCGCCGACCCGGACGACCCACAGAACATGTTCTACGTCTCCCGCTTCATCATCACCTGCTGCGCGGTCGACGCCCAGCCGGTGGGCGTTCCCGTCTACTCGCCCGACTGGCAGCAGACCCTCGAGATCGACGACTGGGTGCGCGTCACCGGAGGCTTCGACGCCAACCCGAGCGAGCAGAGCACGGAGTCGATCGCCCTCCTGCCCGACGAGACCACCGTGGTCGAGCAGCCGGGAGAGCCCTATCTCTACTGA